In Candidatus Poribacteria bacterium, the genomic window ATCTGCGCGCCTGTGCATTCGCGGATGATCCGAGCGATCCGGTGCTGATTCGTGCGGAAGTCGGCTTCGGAAGTCCGCGCCGCGGTTCCCTCGACGATGTGACAGTCGTTGTAGCCGAACTCGATGGTGACGAGGTCGGGCGCGTGGGCGATCACGGCGGATTCGATGCGTTCGAGTCCCTGTCCGGTCGTGTTGCCGCCCACGCCGGAGTTGACGACGTTCACGTCGCGTCCTTCGGCGCGGAGCCGGGCTTGGAGGAGCGTCGTCCAGCGCTCTTCGACCGGAAAACGGCTGCTCTGCGAGATGGAATCTCCGAACGCGACGATCGTGCGGGTCATCACAGTAGGTTCCTCTGGTGCGGGTCGATCGCGGCGCAAGCTGGGAGCCACATGTCCCCGGTGATGGGTGGCCTCCATGTCACGTTGGCGGCCACGCTCAAGGCTCGCGCGGAACCAGTGGATCGAGGCGAGCGGCGAGCTCCAGCGGTGTCGAGAAGCGTCGCGTCATCCACCGCGGTAGACCACTTGCGCACTGCCCAGCATCGCCTCGCGCCGAATCCAGTTCTCGCTCCGCTCGACGGCGCGGCGCGTCACGATGTCGACGGAACGTCCGACGACCTCGCTCAACTCCTCTTCCATCGCGACGTGATCGAGCAGGCTCCACTGGGCGTCCGGCGCGTAGGTCACCAGGACGTCGAGGTCGCTGTCCGGACCGAAGTCATCCCGCAGAGCGGACCCGAACACGGCGAACTCGCGGATCCGCCAGCGCTCGCAGAACGCGGCGATCTGTTCGCGCGTGAGCAGCGCGTCAATGGCGT contains:
- a CDS encoding nucleotidyltransferase, producing the protein MNAIDALLTREQIAAFCERWRIREFAVFGSALRDDFGPDSDLDVLVTYAPDAQWSLLDHVAMEEELSEVVGRSVDIVTRRAVERSENWIRREAMLGSAQVVYRGG